ACCCCGCAGCTGGTTCAGATACAGAAGTAggaactggagctggagctggggcaGGAGCAGGGGCCTGCTCACTATTTGACAACGAAAGAAGCGCTTCTGCTCCAGCTGCACTGGGTCGTAACCGCTGAAACCCATGGTGGAAGATATTGGCCGTCGGCCACATGGTGCGGAGCTGGTCAACGGCCAGAGTTAAGATATCCAAGTCCTCGTTTGCAGAGGCCGCGAGACCGTCAACGCGGGTGGCCTGGAGGAGCGCGATGAATGCCATGCTGGTGTACCAGCCCGTGATGGCCATCAGCCAGTGGGTCCCGCCTCGGGCGAGAGTGTCCCGGAATATACGGGCAACGCAGGTTGCAGCCAGGATGGCTGGGGGGTATGCCTCTGGGTGGTGGGGTTGGTATGGCTGTTTGAGATGCAGCATGATAATGACGGCGAGGTAGGGGAGGTGCAGTTGGTGGACATCACGGTTGAAAGATGTCGTTCTGTCGCCGTGGATAGGGAGTTGAAGATGTGGAGGGAGGGAATGGATCCAAGTTATGAGCTCCCTGGCGAGATCTGTAGGAAAGGGAGTATTCGTGTCGGTATTTGGCCGGGAGAGATACTTCGCTATCCGGCCGATAATGGCACACAGACGCACCCAGTAGATGAAGATTTCAGCCTGCATGCGCGCTGCGCTGTCGTGGATAGCATCAGGGAAGTCATCCAGCGTTGGCTCGGCGATATCACAGTCTGCTGGGTCGATGGTGCACGGTTTACTCTGGCAGATAGCTGTAAGCCGTTCGCGCGCAAAGGCCGTCCACCAgatgcggcggcggatgAGATGCGAGCGGTGGTTTGCAGGGTGATTATGCTGTGAAGAGGCTGGTCCTGGTCCAAACGATGGCTGCTGATGCACGCCTAGCTGCTGGCAGTGGCGGATGACAACCGACGTCCACCACCAGGAGGAATGACGATGCAGGATAGACGGTGGACGTGGACTCCACCAGTAGAAGAGGGACACGGCCTGGAGAGAGCGCACGACATCGGGCTCCGCGTCGTTGTAGAACAGGTTGCGCGCGCGCTCGTAGTACGCTGCCGGACCGTCGTGCGGCATTACCGGAGGCCGAACATGGCTTCCCACCACGGCGAGGGCGTTGACGAGCAGCGGTGACTGCGACAGCTCGTCGATATTGAGGTGATCGCGGTCGAGGACCGGACACCAGGGCAGGCAGTATTCCAGATATGTCTCGACAAAGCTCTGCTGCAGGTCTGCACTGGGCAGCAGACGCACTTCAGGCGGCCGTTGAGCCAGCAACCGCTGCTCCTGGTTGCGCGCATCAGCTTGTATCTCGAGCTCGTAGTATCGCGACGAGAGGCCGCGGGTTTCGGTGTCATCGGTGCGACAGGTCGCGGGCGAGCAGCTTGGGTGGTCGTGGTCGGCGTTGAGGTTGAGCGAGGAATGTGTAGGGTGGTTGACAGCAGGAGGGTTGGGATTCTCGGCCAGAGTAGAATTATCGAAATTCCAAATCCAATCCGGCTCGCGCAGTGAGATATTCTCTTCAGCGCCGGCAGTGCTCTCGCTCTGCTCTGGCGCGACCGGTTGCGAACGCTGAGTGCGCTGCGACTTCCTGGTCccactgctgctgtcggGGGGCGTCAGGGGACTGCGCGCTCGCCGGGGGATGCGCTTCGATGGCCTCATGCGACATTCTTTGCCGGTCGAGTCGCAGTTGGTGCAGTTGCTGAGGCCCTGGCCGGTGCGGACTTGGAGGTCGCATCGAATCTACCCGACTTTTCAGTCCATATTTCTCCCAGAGAGACACGGCTTGGTACCTTTTTGCCGTGGCAGATGGTGCATGCCAGCTCGGCACGCTTGCGCTTTGGCTGGTGGCCGGTGAATTGCAGCCAGGGGGTTGAGCTAACCATGATGGCTTGATGAGTCGGAGAGGACAGAACAGCGAGAAGTCGCGCTCGGCATCTCCGGATTCTGTCTGGCAGTCTAACAGTCTGGGGTGCGGGGTGGAGAAGAGAGACTGGAATGGATCGATGGAGTCATGGCTGGAGGACCCAATGGAGATGGACATCCACACCTGAATCATGGCGGATCCTTCGAGCGTAACGTCGCTGTACGGCCACTGCCGAGAGAGTGTTTGCCGAAAAATACAGTAAACAGCCGGTACTGCATCCCAAGGCTGTTCCTCTGCTGCTCCCTCGGTTGTCCCGAAAGGGTAACCCTAACTCTGCTCTGCTCTGCATCTCGTCTGCACGCCATTGATGATGCGACCACAAACTGACTGGGTGATTCTTGCCTCTCTTTATAAAACCCGCACCGTAAATCCGTCTCAAAGTGATAAACCACCTGGACTCACAGCAAGATGGCCATCCCTACAGAACAACCGCCGACCAACGGCCATATAAACGGCCATACAAACGGTGCCAGCAATGGCGTCGATCCAGGTTTAGACGCAACGCCTCACCCACGAACCGTCCCTCTAAACCCGCAATATGGCTACACCCCGCGCAAACTGCGCGTCATCACCATCGGCGCAGGCTTCTCGGGTCTCCTGATGGCGCACAAAATCCAGCACCGCTTCCCAGAGCTCGAGGAGTTCGTCACGCACAAGATCTTCGAAATGCGCAGCGACCTCGGCGGGACTTGGCTGGTGAATACCTATCCGGGGGTGCAGTGTGATGTTCCTGGTTCGTAGCACCATTACTGATTCTTTCCTAATGAATACTAATACTAGATGTGAGTAGCACATATCTACGCCTTCCCCTTCGACCCAAACCCCAACTGGACAAAGTTCTACTCCAGCGGCCCCGAGATCCAGGAATACATCAAAACCACAGCCCAGAAATGGAATCTCACTCGGGACGTGCACCTGAACACACGCGTCGTTGGCGCGCGCTGGCTCGAGAACGACGGGGTCTGGAAAGTCACCGTCGAGCACGGTGGTGTTCAACGAGTCGAGTATGCCGAAATCGTCATCTCAGGCCAGGGCGTGCTCTGCCACCCGTCGTGGCCGGCCATCCCGGGGCTGCGGGAGGATTTCAAGGGCAAGATTGTGCACTCGGCGCAGTGGGACCATGAGTTTGATTACTCGCATAAGCGCATTGCGGTTATTGGGAATGGGTCCTCGGGGATCCAGATTACGCCGCAGATGGCCAAGTTGGAGGGTACGGAGGTGGTCAATTTTATGCGCTCTGCTGCGTGGATCTATTACCGGGTGCCGCCGTCGAAGCATCTGGGGAGAGACACGGACGAAGTCAATCCGGTTTAttcggaggaggataagAAGCGGTTTCAGGATCCGGAGGTTCATCGGCAGTATAGGAAGGGGATTATCAACCGGACGAATAAGGCGTTTAAGCTGGTATGGCCTCGTACACTTTTATACCCGCTACGATAGGAGACTGACATGGTTTACTACGTAGTTTCTGAAAGGAGAGAACAACGAAGAAGCAGTCCGCTTCGGCACAGAGCAAATGGCCTCGAAACTCAACCACGACCCTGAACTCTGCCGCAAGCTCATCCCCAAGTGGGAAGTTGGATGTCGACGAGTAACCCCCGGCCCTGGGTACCTAGAGTCCTTCTCACGTCCAAACTGCAACCTGAGCGACAGCCCGATTACCAAGGTCAGCGAGAACGCAGTACACACAGCCGACGGACAAGTCTTCGAATGCGACGTCGTGATCTGCGCCACGGGGTTTGACGTCTCGCACCGGCCCAAGTTCCCCCTGATCGGGCTGAACGGGGCGAATCTGGCCGAGAAGTGGGCTGACGAGCCGGAGAGCTATCTCTCTGTTGCGACGGCGGGCTTTCCGAATTACTTTATCTTCACGGGGCCGAACTCGCTGGGTGGGCATGGGAGTCTGGTTGAGGCGTTGAATTGGACGGGGGATTACTTTGTCAAGTGGATTAAGAAGATTGCCAGCGAGGATATCAAGTCCGTTGTGCCCAAGAAGAGCGCGGAGGAGGCCTCTGTGCGGTATGGCGATGAGGTGCACAAGACGATTGTGTGGACTGGGGGTTGTAAGAGCTGGTATAAGCGGAATAAGGCGAATGGGAGGGTGACGGCGCTGTTTGGGGGGTCGGCGCTGCTCTTTAACCGGTTGATCAGTGAGCTAAGGCCGGAGGACTTTGAGATCGAGTATCGCAGTGTGAATTCGTTTAGATTCCTGGGGAATGGGTTCCTGGAGTATGAGGTGGACCCGGAGGAGGATCTGTCGTGGTATGTTGA
This is a stretch of genomic DNA from Aspergillus puulaauensis MK2 DNA, chromosome 8, nearly complete sequence. It encodes these proteins:
- a CDS encoding uncharacterized protein (COG:S;~EggNog:ENOG410PFFY;~InterPro:IPR036864,IPR007219,IPR001138;~PFAM:PF00172,PF04082;~go_function: GO:0000981 - DNA-binding transcription factor activity, RNA polymerase II-specific [Evidence IEA];~go_function: GO:0003677 - DNA binding [Evidence IEA];~go_function: GO:0008270 - zinc ion binding [Evidence IEA];~go_process: GO:0006351 - transcription, DNA-templated [Evidence IEA];~go_process: GO:0006355 - regulation of transcription, DNA-templated [Evidence IEA]), yielding MVSSTPWLQFTGHQPKRKRAELACTICHGKKIRCDLQVRTGQGLSNCTNCDSTGKECRMRPSKRIPRRARSPLTPPDSSSGTRKSQRTQRSQPVAPEQSESTAGAEENISLREPDWIWNFDNSTLAENPNPPAVNHPTHSSLNLNADHDHPSCSPATCRTDDTETRGLSSRYYELEIQADARNQEQRLLAQRPPEVRLLPSADLQQSFVETYLEYCLPWCPVLDRDHLNIDELSQSPLLVNALAVVGSHVRPPVMPHDGPAAYYERARNLFYNDAEPDVVRSLQAVSLFYWWSPRPPSILHRHSSWWWTSVVIRHCQQLGVHQQPSFGPGPASSQHNHPANHRSHLIRRRIWWTAFARERLTAICQSKPCTIDPADCDIAEPTLDDFPDAIHDSAARMQAEIFIYWVRLCAIIGRIAKYLSRPNTDTNTPFPTDLARELITWIHSLPPHLQLPIHGDRTTSFNRDVHQLHLPYLAVIIMLHLKQPYQPHHPEAYPPAILAATCVARIFRDTLARGGTHWLMAITGWYTSMAFIALLQATRVDGLAASANEDLDILTLAVDQLRTMWPTANIFHHGFQRLRPSAAGAEALLSLSNSEQAPAPAPAPAPVPTSVSEPAAGCASENGTEAVRANPMDGVDWMEYFPFATAQTSGVAEKLLVPHTDEMFFDDVFPDTMVQFQDLFGDYNFSEMNLFM
- a CDS encoding flavin-containing monooxygenase (COG:Q;~EggNog:ENOG410PJSV;~InterPro:IPR020946,IPR036188;~PFAM:PF13450;~go_function: GO:0004499 - N,N-dimethylaniline monooxygenase activity [Evidence IEA];~go_function: GO:0050660 - flavin adenine dinucleotide binding [Evidence IEA];~go_function: GO:0050661 - NADP binding [Evidence IEA];~go_process: GO:0055114 - oxidation-reduction process [Evidence IEA]); its protein translation is MAIPTEQPPTNGHINGHTNGASNGVDPGLDATPHPRTVPLNPQYGYTPRKLRVITIGAGFSGLLMAHKIQHRFPELEEFVTHKIFEMRSDLGGTWLVNTYPGVQCDVPAHIYAFPFDPNPNWTKFYSSGPEIQEYIKTTAQKWNLTRDVHLNTRVVGARWLENDGVWKVTVEHGGVQRVEYAEIVISGQGVLCHPSWPAIPGLREDFKGKIVHSAQWDHEFDYSHKRIAVIGNGSSGIQITPQMAKLEGTEVVNFMRSAAWIYYRVPPSKHLGRDTDEVNPVYSEEDKKRFQDPEVHRQYRKGIINRTNKAFKLFLKGENNEEAVRFGTEQMASKLNHDPELCRKLIPKWEVGCRRVTPGPGYLESFSRPNCNLSDSPITKVSENAVHTADGQVFECDVVICATGFDVSHRPKFPLIGLNGANLAEKWADEPESYLSVATAGFPNYFIFTGPNSLGGHGSLVEALNWTGDYFVKWIKKIASEDIKSVVPKKSAEEASVRYGDEVHKTIVWTGGCKSWYKRNKANGRVTALFGGSALLFNRLISELRPEDFEIEYRSVNSFRFLGNGFLEYEVDPEEDLSWYVELPVPLRGVE